The Halomonas sp. KG2 genome contains a region encoding:
- a CDS encoding DUF1820 family protein, whose translation MAAKPIYRVVVHQQGEIWDLYVREIFQSELWGFIEVEEFVFDDASRVVVDPGAEKLQRTFDGVKRSYLPLNAIVRIDEVEREGPLKAVKSDARVAEFPRPFPLPPRGEG comes from the coding sequence ATGGCGGCCAAGCCGATCTACCGTGTGGTGGTTCACCAGCAGGGTGAAATATGGGATTTATACGTCAGAGAAATCTTTCAAAGCGAACTCTGGGGCTTTATTGAAGTCGAGGAGTTTGTCTTTGACGATGCGTCGCGGGTTGTTGTTGATCCAGGGGCGGAAAAGCTACAGCGTACCTTTGACGGTGTTAAGCGCAGTTATCTGCCGCTTAACGCCATTGTGCGTATTGATGAAGTAGAACGTGAAGGCCCTTTGAAAGCAGTTAAAAGCGATGCCCGCGTCGCAGAGTTTCCTCGTCCCTTTCCATTGCCGCCTCGTGGAGAAGGGTAA
- a CDS encoding TIGR04211 family SH3 domain-containing protein: MQVNKLRSSCYATAVGVLLSIGGAPAFAQSDNQAWVSDELSTYVRSGPTDGYRIVGTLNAGEQVEALETSGDYTRVRSNSGDTVWVLSSELQQDPSARQQLPVLQAQVDELTQELDGINDTWEQRISSMTETLDIREKRIVELEARNHELDSEAEQSRQQVRALQARLETQEEDLLMRYFMYGGGVAGAGLLVGLIVPHLPRRRKKRDRWF, encoded by the coding sequence ATGCAAGTAAATAAACTTCGTAGTAGTTGTTACGCCACTGCCGTTGGCGTGTTGTTGAGTATTGGAGGAGCTCCTGCATTTGCTCAGTCTGATAACCAAGCTTGGGTAAGCGATGAGTTAAGCACGTATGTGCGTAGTGGCCCCACTGATGGTTATCGTATTGTGGGAACGTTAAATGCGGGTGAGCAGGTCGAGGCGCTTGAAACAAGCGGTGATTATACTCGCGTACGTAGCAATAGCGGCGATACGGTGTGGGTGCTCAGTAGCGAGCTACAGCAAGATCCGAGTGCCCGTCAACAGTTACCCGTACTACAAGCCCAAGTCGATGAGCTTACCCAAGAATTGGATGGCATTAACGATACTTGGGAGCAGCGCATTTCTTCTATGACGGAAACACTTGATATCCGTGAAAAGCGGATCGTCGAGTTAGAAGCGCGTAACCACGAGCTTGATAGTGAAGCAGAGCAGTCTCGCCAGCAGGTGCGTGCCTTGCAGGCGCGCCTAGAAACACAGGAAGAAGATCTGCTGATGCGCTATTTCATGTACGGTGGTGGGGTTGCCGGTGCTGGGTTATTAGTGGGTCTGATTGTTCCCCATTTGCCGCGTCGTCGTAAAAAGAGAGACCGCTGGTTTTAA
- a CDS encoding thiopurine S-methyltransferase — MENPWRQRWQEGRIGFHLSDTHPALVQYWPTLNVTPGAKVLVPLCGKSLDMRWLADAGHPVLGIELAPEAIEQFLAQRNASVSRYTQAGFNVSRQGSVEVWCGDFFHLHIKQAAEVGAFYDRASLIALPPATRERYAFHLAQLVPPGAKGLLVGLTHDEDNAGPPYSVPNGEIEHLFMPNFRVELVENREADERGRSESIWVLERRGPHV, encoded by the coding sequence ATGGAAAACCCCTGGCGCCAACGTTGGCAAGAGGGACGTATTGGCTTTCATTTGTCTGATACGCACCCGGCGCTTGTCCAGTACTGGCCTACGCTTAATGTGACGCCTGGGGCCAAAGTACTTGTGCCGTTATGCGGAAAAAGCCTGGATATGCGTTGGCTAGCAGATGCAGGGCACCCCGTGCTGGGCATTGAGTTGGCTCCTGAAGCAATCGAGCAGTTTCTGGCTCAGCGCAATGCGAGTGTATCGCGCTATACTCAGGCAGGTTTTAATGTCTCACGCCAGGGTAGCGTTGAAGTGTGGTGCGGTGACTTTTTCCACTTGCACATCAAGCAGGCAGCGGAAGTGGGCGCATTTTATGACCGCGCTTCATTAATTGCACTGCCTCCGGCTACCCGAGAGCGCTATGCCTTCCACCTTGCCCAGTTAGTGCCGCCTGGTGCTAAAGGGTTATTAGTGGGGTTAACCCACGATGAAGACAATGCAGGCCCACCTTACAGTGTGCCCAACGGCGAAATTGAGCATTTGTTTATGCCCAACTTCCGCGTTGAATTGGTTGAGAATAGAGAGGCTGATGAACGGGGCCGCAGCGAAAGCATTTGGGTGCTGGAGCGTCGTGGCCCGCACGTATAA
- a CDS encoding YajG family lipoprotein, with product MRRRHFLHLSGALLTSVLLAACASPQYLQLSPERSSSVPQTGSGQQVTVITADARESEVIGTRSGGSMSTAQITVSSHELIPQLQAEAERAVRDMGFTPTRDAAQGRPSITLELAGLNYAKGESGQPLIDEARIEGVFRAIAQNKGTTYTGTYTSRRTQGYAIKPSEDANARMLNDLLSDGLNRAFSDPELGRLLAR from the coding sequence ATGCGTCGGCGCCATTTTTTACACCTCTCTGGTGCGCTGCTTACCAGCGTTTTGCTAGCGGCCTGCGCTAGCCCTCAGTACCTACAGCTTAGCCCAGAGCGCAGCTCCAGCGTGCCGCAGACAGGCTCTGGCCAACAAGTCACCGTGATAACTGCTGATGCCAGAGAAAGTGAAGTGATTGGAACACGCTCAGGTGGCAGTATGTCGACCGCGCAGATTACCGTGAGCAGTCATGAGCTCATTCCGCAGCTGCAAGCCGAAGCAGAACGCGCTGTGCGCGATATGGGGTTCACCCCTACTCGCGATGCTGCCCAAGGCCGCCCTAGCATTACTCTTGAACTCGCTGGCCTTAACTATGCCAAAGGTGAAAGCGGCCAACCGCTGATCGACGAAGCGCGTATTGAAGGAGTTTTCCGAGCGATTGCCCAGAACAAAGGCACGACGTATACCGGCACTTACACCTCGCGACGCACCCAAGGCTATGCCATCAAGCCCAGCGAAGATGCCAATGCACGCATGCTAAACGATTTGTTAAGTGATGGTTTAAATCGTGCGTTTAGTGACCCAGAGTTGGGCCGCTTACTCGCTCGCTAA